A genomic region of Deinococcus sp. KSM4-11 contains the following coding sequences:
- a CDS encoding helix-turn-helix domain-containing protein: MKPYMSVPEVAELLGCNVKTIYAEIEHGRLQCVRLGRIIRVPAAALTAWETAQTGSTSTVSFPAPKSA; the protein is encoded by the coding sequence ATGAAGCCGTACATGTCCGTTCCGGAAGTGGCCGAACTGCTCGGCTGCAACGTCAAGACCATCTACGCCGAGATCGAACACGGCCGCCTCCAGTGCGTGCGCCTGGGCCGGATCATCCGCGTCCCCGCAGCCGCCCTGACCGCCTGGGAGACCGCACAGACCGGCAGCACCTCAACCGTCAGCTTCCCGGCGCCCAAGAGCGCCTGA
- a CDS encoding DNA-binding protein, which produces MTLTIPPAVRDAAQQGLILRRHLGYGGNRTGERVAERLLSDKPLTASRVRWMATYFATHPQPPLVGSTGNPHRMYVGWLLMGGDAGRAWAECTLMALNREEACKQAKRAQRRAAAPVKQAC; this is translated from the coding sequence GTGACCCTGACCATCCCCCCCGCCGTCCGTGACGCCGCCCAGCAGGGACTGATCCTGCGCCGACACCTCGGCTATGGCGGGAACCGGACGGGAGAACGCGTTGCCGAGCGCCTGCTCAGCGACAAGCCTCTCACGGCCTCGAGGGTGCGATGGATGGCCACGTACTTTGCCACGCACCCCCAGCCGCCGCTGGTGGGCTCGACCGGCAATCCACACCGGATGTATGTGGGGTGGCTGCTGATGGGTGGGGACGCGGGGCGTGCCTGGGCGGAATGCACCTTGATGGCGTTGAACCGTGAGGAAGCGTGCAAGCAGGCGAAGCGGGCGCAGCGGCGTGCGGCAGCGCCGGTCAAGCAGGCCTGCTGA
- a CDS encoding RusA family crossover junction endodeoxyribonuclease produces the protein MNPFPTRDAAEAYLRRIPDAAQRTATRTRLGLEGVPVVHPTPLPAPSAPAPRPAPPLPGILTFALPYPPSVNAIWRAVVITVKGKPTARVLLSQDGRDYRRSVAAVIASLGHPSTPPNARLGLRLHVCPPDHRARDLSNLPKALEDALTHAHVWADDSLIDELRVTRGPVVSGGRVDVVITPLITTLFEGRPTDA, from the coding sequence ATGAATCCGTTCCCGACGAGAGATGCGGCCGAAGCGTACTTGCGCCGCATCCCGGATGCAGCCCAGCGCACTGCCACCCGGACGCGCCTGGGCCTCGAAGGCGTACCGGTCGTCCACCCGACCCCCCTCCCCGCACCCAGCGCACCTGCACCTCGTCCAGCCCCGCCACTGCCCGGCATCCTGACCTTTGCCCTGCCGTACCCGCCCAGCGTCAACGCGATCTGGCGCGCCGTCGTGATCACGGTCAAAGGCAAGCCCACAGCGCGCGTCCTGCTCAGCCAGGACGGCCGGGACTACCGGCGCAGCGTGGCCGCCGTGATCGCCAGCCTGGGGCATCCCAGCACGCCGCCCAATGCGCGTCTCGGCCTGCGCCTGCATGTGTGCCCGCCAGACCACCGCGCCCGTGACCTGAGCAACCTCCCGAAGGCCCTGGAGGACGCCCTGACGCACGCGCATGTGTGGGCGGATGACTCGCTGATCGACGAGCTGCGCGTGACGCGCGGCCCGGTGGTATCAGGGGGCCGGGTGGACGTGGTGATCACGCCCCTGATCACCACGCTCTTTGAAGGGAGGCCGACGGATGCCTGA
- a CDS encoding helix-turn-helix domain-containing protein, producing MSEVNQTALVAEAARVALEARGISVRKFARRLGMKPDTVNDFLHQRRETRSSTRISICRELGLNPDSGSQSQEAQPA from the coding sequence ATGTCCGAAGTCAACCAAACTGCACTGGTCGCTGAGGCGGCGCGGGTGGCTCTTGAGGCGCGCGGCATCTCTGTACGGAAATTCGCGCGCAGACTCGGCATGAAGCCGGATACGGTGAACGATTTTCTGCACCAGCGCCGCGAAACTCGCAGTAGCACACGCATTTCTATTTGCCGCGAGTTGGGACTGAATCCCGACAGTGGCAGCCAGTCTCAGGAGGCGCAGCCCGCATGA
- the bet gene encoding phage recombination protein Bet, giving the protein MTAIEHARPTAMSLAPVDFNREQLDLIKTQIAPGASDGELALFVQQCKRTGLDPFSRQIYAVMREARVQVNGQWTSVKKMTIQTAIDGFRLIAERTGKYTGQTQTMWCGADGKWQDVWLQSEPPAASRVGVRRRDFDEPLYAVARWESFAQKNRDGKPISQWATMPDVMLAKCAEAQALRRAFPNDLSGLYTSDEMAQADNPAPQGQTPPPARNVDVTREVAEAAGVQPHTLPDPELEGKLQKWAVAIGDMAARVRKVAPAQEVQDILNLYDWRSDIGAANATYDDLKALGTKHAPKKAASAQEDVQDAEFTPDPAPTATGMPAKATSGQIFQLREAAQAMGADTSEKRAALWGDWLGHDKPCGTATLNSEEAAWLLGELAKLNLPQRADTLARALTRFPVAGEQGAAADSEGLPF; this is encoded by the coding sequence ATGACCGCCATCGAACACGCCCGCCCCACCGCGATGAGCCTCGCTCCGGTGGACTTCAACCGCGAGCAGCTCGACCTGATTAAGACCCAGATCGCCCCCGGCGCATCCGATGGCGAACTCGCCCTGTTCGTCCAGCAGTGCAAACGCACGGGCCTCGATCCATTCAGCCGGCAGATCTACGCCGTCATGCGTGAGGCGCGGGTGCAGGTGAACGGCCAGTGGACGAGCGTCAAGAAGATGACCATCCAGACGGCGATCGACGGCTTCCGGCTAATCGCCGAACGTACCGGCAAGTACACCGGTCAGACCCAGACGATGTGGTGCGGCGCCGACGGCAAATGGCAGGACGTCTGGCTTCAGAGCGAACCACCCGCCGCCTCGCGGGTGGGGGTGCGCCGCCGGGACTTCGATGAGCCGCTGTATGCGGTGGCGCGCTGGGAGAGCTTTGCCCAGAAGAACCGGGACGGGAAGCCGATCAGCCAGTGGGCGACCATGCCGGACGTCATGCTGGCGAAGTGCGCGGAAGCCCAGGCCCTGCGCCGTGCGTTCCCGAATGACCTCTCCGGTCTGTACACCTCCGACGAGATGGCTCAGGCGGACAACCCGGCGCCACAGGGTCAGACCCCACCACCCGCCCGAAATGTCGACGTCACGCGCGAGGTGGCCGAGGCCGCTGGCGTGCAGCCGCACACGCTGCCCGATCCGGAACTGGAGGGCAAGCTCCAGAAGTGGGCGGTGGCCATCGGAGACATGGCCGCCCGGGTACGGAAGGTGGCCCCCGCGCAGGAAGTGCAGGACATCCTGAACTTGTACGACTGGCGGAGCGACATCGGCGCCGCGAATGCCACCTATGACGATCTGAAGGCCCTGGGCACGAAGCACGCCCCGAAGAAGGCCGCGTCTGCTCAGGAAGACGTGCAGGACGCCGAGTTCACTCCAGACCCGGCTCCGACCGCAACAGGGATGCCCGCCAAGGCCACGTCTGGCCAGATCTTCCAGCTCCGCGAAGCCGCCCAGGCCATGGGCGCGGACACCAGTGAGAAGCGCGCCGCCCTCTGGGGCGACTGGCTGGGACACGACAAGCCCTGCGGCACCGCCACCCTGAACAGCGAGGAAGCGGCCTGGTTGTTGGGTGAGCTGGCGAAGCTGAACCTGCCGCAGCGCGCGGACACGCTGGCCCGGGCACTCACGCGCTTCCCCGTGGCCGGCGAGCAGGGCGCCGCGGCGGACAGCGAAGGACTGCCATTCTGA
- a CDS encoding DUF4142 domain-containing protein has protein sequence MLAFHLSTTQEADAIHMKRTLMLLAVLSTSTASAAGLTMTDTSFLAKAVRGNNFELQAAKLAVNMGRTAAVRTYAAKMIADHTKLGAGVKAAVMQLDPMMKLPTTVTYSQYDMLTVLKRSGRNFDALYRKDMVASHAQTYALFNTYSKSRAASLPLRTTVMNAKPTVKMHWDMALMLPRM, from the coding sequence ATGCTCGCTTTTCACCTGTCCACCACCCAGGAAGCGGACGCTATACACATGAAACGTACTTTGATGCTGCTGGCCGTGCTTTCTACCTCGACCGCCTCCGCCGCTGGGCTCACCATGACCGACACCTCGTTCCTGGCCAAGGCCGTGCGCGGCAACAACTTCGAACTCCAGGCAGCGAAACTGGCAGTCAACATGGGACGGACTGCGGCGGTGCGCACCTATGCCGCCAAGATGATCGCCGACCACACCAAACTGGGCGCCGGTGTCAAGGCCGCTGTCATGCAGCTGGATCCGATGATGAAGCTGCCGACGACCGTCACGTATTCGCAGTACGACATGCTGACGGTCCTGAAGCGGTCGGGCCGGAACTTCGATGCCCTGTACCGAAAGGACATGGTGGCGTCGCACGCGCAGACGTACGCATTGTTCAACACGTACAGCAAGTCGCGGGCGGCCAGTCTGCCGCTGCGCACAACGGTCATGAACGCGAAGCCGACGGTGAAGATGCACTGGGATATGGCGCTGATGTTGCCCCGGATGTAA
- a CDS encoding helix-turn-helix domain-containing protein — translation MATNDAERLSSEFERAVKHGRLIRERRLDLGLKRPAFVSEVAKHGQDMSPDYLNKIEAGTRALANASPELREAIRAVLGYSREQWQELTGLYSPSPTAPATTYTGGSPIPPVVPHRDLPIEIPRELQEVIDQYGETYPELHTPTMQRILIAPRNYGGPANGPQTAEQWFEYFLLTRRYTRA, via the coding sequence ATGGCGACTAACGATGCCGAACGCCTCAGCTCAGAGTTTGAGCGCGCAGTGAAGCACGGGAGGCTAATTCGCGAGCGTCGGCTGGATCTTGGTCTGAAACGCCCAGCTTTTGTCTCCGAAGTTGCGAAGCACGGCCAAGACATGTCGCCCGATTATTTGAACAAGATCGAGGCAGGGACGCGCGCGCTAGCGAATGCCTCGCCCGAGCTCAGAGAGGCGATACGTGCTGTGCTCGGCTATTCACGTGAGCAGTGGCAGGAATTGACCGGGCTTTACAGTCCTTCACCTACTGCGCCGGCTACCACGTACACAGGAGGTTCCCCAATCCCGCCTGTCGTGCCGCACCGCGACCTGCCCATCGAGATCCCCCGTGAACTCCAGGAAGTCATCGACCAGTACGGTGAGACCTACCCCGAACTGCACACACCCACCATGCAGCGCATCCTCATCGCCCCCCGAAATTACGGCGGCCCCGCAAACGGACCGCAAACGGCCGAGCAGTGGTTCGAGTACTTCCTGCTCACCCGGAGGTACACCCGGGCATGA
- a CDS encoding helix-turn-helix transcriptional regulator has protein sequence MSLKPHEWLRDLRLGKDLRQSDIERRTADFIGKIPITTLGKLESGRLPLTTLRPPQVRALQRVLEISPQEWNARSKPLPVGTGERI, from the coding sequence GTGAGCCTGAAACCTCACGAGTGGCTGCGCGATCTCCGCCTCGGCAAGGATCTGAGGCAGAGTGACATTGAACGCCGCACAGCCGACTTCATCGGCAAGATTCCAATCACCACCCTGGGAAAACTCGAAAGTGGTCGTCTTCCCCTGACCACGCTGCGACCGCCGCAGGTCAGAGCCCTGCAACGCGTTCTGGAGATCTCGCCTCAAGAGTGGAACGCACGTAGCAAGCCCCTGCCCGTTGGAACAGGCGAGCGCATATGA
- a CDS encoding MarR family winged helix-turn-helix transcriptional regulator, whose protein sequence is MTRAVSIPKLHPRQREVFSAAYLQPGQSLNELARALRINSAVVAHAVYRLEALGLISTMVRPVVTNTPRRQRRVCRLVSPAAWTVA, encoded by the coding sequence ATGACGCGAGCAGTCTCCATTCCGAAACTCCATCCCCGGCAGCGCGAGGTGTTCAGCGCCGCCTACCTCCAGCCCGGCCAGAGCCTGAACGAGCTCGCCCGCGCCCTGCGCATCAACAGCGCCGTCGTCGCCCACGCCGTGTACCGGCTGGAAGCGCTCGGCCTGATCAGCACGATGGTGCGGCCCGTTGTGACGAACACACCCCGCCGGCAGCGCCGCGTGTGCCGCCTGGTCAGCCCGGCCGCCTGGACGGTCGCGTGA